From one Malus sylvestris chromosome 1, drMalSylv7.2, whole genome shotgun sequence genomic stretch:
- the LOC126589818 gene encoding DEAD-box ATP-dependent RNA helicase 28-like yields MTPSFVFEPPSDEEYSDEEQGLGDGNFQSSWDFASYSEIVSQEHAHGSTTSVNFKIKKALQQQPISHHKTADEDNESNKQEDCNQPDSSDEEDQEEAFNDDDALGDGNTNSKPLIRICEKLDHAKPTPIQTEDKDNKEGDDAPPNAADDNNKPFFAPSEGVSFHANSFMELNLSRPLLRALEKLGHTKPTPIQAACIPVALAGRDICGSAITGSGKTGAFALPTLERLLYRPKRLPAIRVLVLTPTRELGVQVLSMIEKLAQFMDIRCCQAIGGLPMKEQEIALRSKPDIVVATPGRIIDHLHNSMSVDLEDLAVLILDEADRLLEIGFSAEIRELIRLCPKRRQTMLFSATMTTEVDELVKLSLTKPLRLSADPSAKRPVALTEEVVRIRRMREVNKEAVLLALCSKTFTSRVIIFSGTKVAAHRLMILFGLAGLKAAEFHANLSQPQRLHALELFRKKEVDFLISTELIARGIDIDGVQTVINYDCPTNLSSYVHRVGRTARAGRDGYAVTFVTDNDRSLLKSIEKRVGSKLKSPIVAEQSITKWSRVIEEMEDQVAAIVLEEREEQALRDAEREVTKAENMILHKDEIFSRPKKSWFQSENDKKKVVHAAKASLGREKRCGNDVISAQQAEDIKMKEKRKREREKNLPRKIRRKLEAAREMLEDENQLKGSEKFKEKTGMPLVDLAYRRAKAMKAAQKTTDAGKTLKKSSKRCNLPPQRTQSRTDEMRDLFHSDITERKHSRKLGGAGMKKSKSSFKSNSRCKRR; encoded by the exons ATGACTCCGAGTTTCGTATTTGAACCCCCAAGCGATGAAGAATATTCCGATGAAGAGCAAGGTCTTGGCGATGGCAATTTTCAATCCTCATGGGACTTCGCATCTTACTCTGAAATAGTCTCCCAAGAACATGCCCATGGAAGCACCACCTCTGTCAATTTCAAAATTAAGAAAGCTTTGCAGCAGCAACCAATCTCACACCATAAAACTGCTGACGAAGACAACGAATCCAACAAACAA GAAGATTGTAATCAGCCAGATTCCAGTGATGAAGAAGACCAGGAGGAAGCTTTTAATGATGACGATGCTCTAGGAGATGGCAATACTAATAGTAAGCCATTGATTCGGATTTGCGAGAAGTTGGACCATGCGAAGCCCACTCCAATTCAG ACTGAAGACAAAGACAATAAGGAAGGCGATGATGCTCCTCCTAATGCTGCCGATGACAATAATAAACCCTTTTTTGCCCCATCAGAGGGAGTTTCGTTTCATGCAAATTCATTTATGGAGTTGAACTTGTCTCGCCCTTTGCTTCGCGCTTTAGAGAAATTGGGCCATACCAAACCCACTCCAATTCAG GCAGCATGCATACCAGTGGCCCTTGCTGGTCGTGACATATGTGGGAGTGCCATTACTGGTTCCGGGAAG ACGGGTGCTTTTGCGTTACCAACTTTGGAGAGACTGTTGTATCGCCCCAAGCGGCTGCCAGCTATAAGGGTCCTTGTTTTGACTCCGACAAGGGAACTCGGGGTTCA GGTTCTGAGTATGATTGAAAAACTTGCTCAGTTCATGGATATCAGATGTTGCCAGGCTATTGGAGGGCTTCCAATGAAG GAACAAGAGATAGCCTTGAGATCAAAGCCAGATATTGTTGTAGCTACTCCAGGACGCATTATAGATCATTTACACAATTCTATGTCTGTGGATTTGGAAGATCTTGCTGTTCTAATTCTTGACGAGGCTGATCGACTTTTAGAGATTGGGTTTAGTGCTGAAATTCGCGAGCTG ATTCGTCTATGCCCCAAAAGGAGACAGACCATGCTTTTTTCAGCTACGATGACTACTGAAGTTGATGAACTTGTCAAGCTTTCTCTTACCAAACCACTACGTCTCTCAGCCGACCCATCAGCTAAACGGCCAGTGGCACTAACGGAGGA GGTGGTCAGGATACGACGAATGCGTGAAGTAAATAAGGAAGCAGTTCTACTTGCACTGTGTTCGAAGACATTCACTTCTAGAGTGATCATTTTCAG TGGCACAAAAGTAGCTGCGCATAGGTTGATGATATTATTTGGGTTAGCTGGCTTAAAAGCTGCTGAGTTTCATGCAAACCTTTCTCAACCCCAGCGCCTACAT GCTTTGGAACTCTTTCGGAAGAAGGAAGTTGATTTTTTGATTTCAACTGAATTGATTGCCCGT GGCATTGACATAGATGGTGTTCAGACTGTTATCAACTATGACTGTCCTACAAATCTTTCAAG CTATGTTCATCGAGTCGGACGTACAGCAAGGGCTGGCAGAGATGGATATGCTGTAACTTTTGTGACAGATAATGATCGGTCTCTTTTAAAATCCATT GAAAAAAGGGTTGGTTCAAAACTGAAGAGTCCAATTGTTGCTGAACAATCAATTACCAAGTGGTCCCGGGTTATTGAGGAAATGGAAGATCAAGTGGCTGCAATTGTTCTAGAGGAAAG GGAAGAACAAGCACTAAGAGATGCTGAAAGGGAAGTAACAAAG GCAGAGAATATGATATTACACAAAGATGAAATTTTTTCACGCCCGAAGAAGTCCTGGTTTCAGTCAGAAAATGATAAGAAGAAGGTAGTGCACGCAGCGAAg GCATCCCTTGGAAGAGAAAAGCGTTGTGGAAATGATGTAATCAGTGCTCAGCAAGCCGAAGacataaaaatgaaagaaaagaggAAGCGGGAGCGTGAG AAAAATTTGCCTCGCAAGATACGCCGGAAATTGGAAGCAGCTAGAGAAATGTTAGAGGATGAAAATCAGCTCAAA GGCAGTGAGAAGTTTAAAGAGAAGACAGGAATGCCACTTGTTGACCTTGCTTACAGACGGGCAAAAGCCATGAAGGCTGCACAAAAAACAACAGATGCTGGCAAGACTTTGAAGAAGTCTAGCAAGAGATGTAATCTTCCTCCACAAAGAACTCAGTCTAGGACAGATGAAATGCGGGACCTGTTCCACAGTGACATAACTGAAAGGAAGCATAGCAGAAAGCTTGGTGGAGCGGGAATGAAAAAGTCCAAGAGTTCCTTCAAGAGCAATTCAAG GTGCAAACGAAGATGA
- the LOC126629225 gene encoding uncharacterized protein LOC126629225, translating into MAKKSQKRSVRYEKDQLGCMWGLMSIFDFRHGRPTWKLISDKRHGSKQAVATGLSRNKFEVLSTLDENFEGTLDGDGSSKAIVLVDACKPSVKKLMEEEMSSEQGMKKEISNHAVETKQSDSSQNRKDQKKTKRTRKKSRDMDTHTMNDSENSESGCSCNQNPEQKTRSNVGMDEIMEEVCCQIHQKYINCVNHDVNGEAPVEPSDKHSDFEEKLCVAIKEFMNHKLADGKHLTEDQKVHHFKELMDALEVLSSDEELFLKLLQDPNSLLAKHVQKFQDAQIEKDEEYASFAESKLSEQKLGDVKQSEELVNRKQRYFFRRKVKPQERNPSKENEDSEASKRIVILKPGPPVLQNSETGDSASPESHNIVRNKGPSERVGSHFFLSEIKRKLKNAMGKQHHGASTVGSSNRLPYGRQNSGGSYKGIGKEKLRSSPGKEHFYIERIAKPSSGIKRAEKTGKVKEPEVSLKHENHGLADERLSNLYIEAKKHLCEMLSNGDEGVDISRRQFPKTLGKILSLPEYNVSPFGSPGRDLEHGFVTAQMRLSAYDKLLKANENTWSPKREKNASPLGEVVHNLESLPSNSDNNPDDKVQPPTSIPSISDNLIQDNEVEEAHPSVVDKKNSEGVEIKNGKEIVAWEEEIIAWEEEIVAWEEEIVLDALSELSGSSITINDQNDDKRISECLQQNSYDENPQSSSIASPSSSLTTKHVEDLESAIDTPERPSPVSVLEPLFTEDDISPGKTISRFGELQPLRIEFEDYDPSAAEQANNAKTCTEDKELMFDFVKAVMQASVFNWDDFCMKWLSSDQIIEPSLCDEVEFFPNQLCYDSKLLVDCINEVLLEVCGRYYGCFPQISSAKPSIRPVPDMNTAIDEVWIEVYWHLRPLPLPRTLDQIVTKDMSRPGTWMDLRFDAETIGVDMGEAILQELMEDTILSYVEGSLGSEDVSVKSESNETESNASFIAESNETESILNL; encoded by the exons ATGGCAAAGAAGTCACAGAAACGCTCTGTGAGGTATGAGAAAGATCAGTTAGGCTGCATGTGGGGTTTGATGAGTATCTTTGACTTCCGGCACGGCCGCCCCACCTGGAAGCTGATTTCTGATAAGAGGCATGGAAGTAAGCAAGCTGTTG CTACTGGACTGTCGAGGAACAAGTTTGAGGTTTTGAGCACTTTGGATGAAAACTTTGAAGGCACACTT GATGGCGATGGGAGCTCAAAAGCAATAGTGTTAGTGGATGCTTGTAAGCCTAGTGTGAAGAAACTCATGGAAGAAGAAATGTCCAGTGAGCAGGGCATGAAGAAGGAGATAAGCAATCATGCAGTGGAAACTAAACAGTCAGATTCAAGCCAGAACAGAAAGGACCAGAAGAAAACAAAGAGGACTCGCAAGAAAAGCCGAGACATGGACACCCATACTATGAATGATTCAGAGAACTCGGAATCTGGATGCTCTTGCAATCAGAATCCGGAGCAGAAAACTAGAAGTAATGTTGGAATGGATGAGATAATGGAAGAGGTATGTTGCCAGATCCATCAGAAATATATCAATTGCGTGAATCATGACGTGAATGGTGAAGCTCCTGTGGAACCAAGCGACAAGCATTCTGATTTTGAAGAGAAATTATGTGTGGCAATCAAGGAGTTCATGAATCATAAGTTAGCAGATGGGAAACATCTTACGGAAGATCAGAAAGTCCACCACTTCAAAGAACTAATGGATGCACTCGAGGTCTTAAGTTCAGATGAGGAATTGTTTCTGAAACTTTTGCAGGATCCAAACTCACTGTTGGCAAAACATGTCCAAAAGTTCCAGGATGCTCAGATAGAGAAAGATGAAGAATACGCTTCCTTTGCAGAGTCCAAGTTGTCGGAACAGAAGCTTGGTGATGTAAAACAATCCGAGGAGCTTGTCAACCGTAAACAGAGGTACTTTTTCAGGAGAAAGGTCAAGCCTCAGGAAAGAAACCCAAGTAAGGAAAATGAGGATTCTGAAGCTTCAAAGAGAATCGTCATTTTGAAGCCTGGGCCTCCAGTGTTACAAAATTCTGAAACTGGAGATAGTGCATCCCCAGAATCCCATAACATTGTAAGAAATAAAGGGCCAAGTGAAAGAGTTGGTTCCCACTTTTTTCTCTCggaaataaaaaggaaactAAAGAATGCAATGGGAAAGCAACACCATGGGGCATCTACTGTTGGAAGTTCAAACAGATTGCCTTATGGGCGTCAAAATTCGGGAGGTAGCTACAAAGGAATTGGTAAGGAAAAACTTAGAAGTTCCCCTGGTAAAGAGCATTTCTACATTGAAAGAATTGCTAAACCTTCCAGTGGTATCAAGAGGGCAGAAAAGACTGGGAAAGTGAAAGAACCTGAAGTAAGTTTGAAACATGAAAATCATGGTCTTGCAGATGAAAGGCTATCTAACCTCTACATTGAGGCCAAGAAGCATCTCTGTGAGATGCTGAGTAATGGAGATGAAGGTGTAGATATATCAAGACGGCAGTTTCCTAAAACCCTGGGAAAGATTCTTTCTCTTCCTGAGTACAACGTTTCTCCTTTTGGCAGTCCTGGAAGGGACTTGGAGCATGGCTTTGTTACCGCACAGATGAGATTGTCTGCCTATGACAAACTTTTGAAGGCCAATGAGAATACATGGTCTCCTAAGCGAGAGAAAAATGCCAGCCCTCTTGGTGAGGTAGTACACAACTTAGAGAGTCTGCCGTCTAATTCTGACAATAACCCTGATGATAAAGTACAGCCTCCTACCTCAATACCAAGCATCTCAGATAATCTGATTCAAGATAATGAAGTGGAAGAAGCTCATCCTTCCGTCGTAGATAAGAAGAATTCTGAAG GTGTCGAGattaaaaatggaaaagaaatcgTTGCATGGGAAGAAGAAATCATTGCTTGGGAAGAAGAAATTGTTGCTTGGGAAGAAGAAATTGTCTTGGATGCCCTCTCTGAACTAAGTGGTTCTTCAATCACcataaatgaccaaaatgatgataAAAGAATTTCGGAATGCTTACAACAG AATTCATATGACGAAAACCCGCAATCTTCTTCAATAGCATCCCCTTCCAGCTCTTTAACCACCAAGCATGTTGAGGATTTAGAAAGTGCTATAGATACACCAGAGCGGCCAAGTCCTGTTTCAGTTCTGGAGCCACTATTCACAGAGGATGATATCAGCCCCGGGAAAACCATTTCTCGGTTTG GAGAGCTACAACCACTAAGGATCGAATTTGAAGATTATGACCCTTCAGCTGCAGAGCAAGCTAACAATGCAAAAACCTGTACAGAAGACAAGGAACTAATGTTTGATTTTGTAAAAGCAGTCATGCAAGCCTCTGTCTTCAATTGGGATGACTTCTGTATGAAGTGGCTTTCTTCTGACCAAATTATTGAGCCATCATTGTGTGATGAGGTGGAATTTTTTCCTAACCAGCTTTGCTATGACTCGAAGCTCCTTGTTGACTGTATTAATGAAGTTCTACTGGAGGTTTGTGGGCGTTATTATGGTTGCTTCCCTCAGATATCATCTGCGAAACCTAGTATAAGACCAGTACCAGATATGAATACTGCTATAGATGAGGTCTGGATAGAAGTTTATTGGCATCTCCGTCCTCTTCCATTGCCTCGTACTTTGGACCAGATTGTCACAAAAGACATGTCAAGACCTGGAACGTGGATGGACCTTCGGTTCGATGCTGAGACCATTGGTGTTGACATGGGTGAAGCCATTCTCCAAGAATTGATGGAAGACACCATATTAAGCTATGTAGAAGGAAGTCTCGGAAGTGAAGATGTTTCAGTTAAATCTGAATCAAATGAAACAGAGAGCAATGCTTCATTTATAGCTGAATCAAATGAAACAGAGAGCATTCTCAACTTATAG
- the LOC126606215 gene encoding putative recombination initiation defects 3: MKLKINKACDVSSISVLPPHTRRPNAVPNGPQAAQLRSQPSEQSFSQGLSSQHNMFSQLSQNSQCDVLMNDQRFGSQERENSVKKVAYLPPISHARDESQLQISRSSTNLMRKWSSASVSDHRCQNSVEFEHRIGVMETSLNKFGMILDSVQRDVMQVNKGMKEVSMEMEAMRQKLIAQDNSLQLTIKGQEDFKTSLDGGIKSISEEVSKNTYQDKLQEIFLALSALPEKIGVAEAALLKSQNKLHDSFIKEMQKLLCTKNQSTSTQNCEVPTILPPQKMQGSAYPALLQGKPQPIKSSAVRPKVGVQAVVVPKIETGGWKSGKVEASTLSNNGFRQVQKPSRFTSIPQERECRVIIESDEEIDGAFSCLFGEKETDMAEEVMEETERILRRARRRKRKCSNTIIIN, translated from the exons ATGAAGTTGAAGATCAACAAGGCCTGCGATGTCAGCTCCATCTCAGTCCTTCCTCCTCACACAAG GAGACCAAATGCTGTACCAAATGGACCACAAGCAGCGCAGCTTCGCTCTCAACCATCAGAGCAGTCATTTTCTCAGGGACTCTCATCTCAGCATAACATGTTTTCTCAACTCTCTCAGAACTCTCAGTGTGATGTTCTCATGAACGATCAG AGGTTTGGCTCTCAAGAACGAGAGAATTCTGTGAAGAAAGTTGCTTACTTACCCCCAATTAGTCATGCACGTGACGAAAGTCAATTGCAGATCTCAAGATCTTCCACCAACCTCATGCGCAAGTGGAGTTCCGCTTCTGTTTCAGATCATCGAT GTCAGAATAGTGTGGAATTTGAACACCGGATTGGAGTGATGGAAACTTCATTAAATAAGTTTGGAATGATCTTGGATTCTGTCCAGCGTGATGTAATGCAAGTAAACAAAGGGATGAAGGAAGTTTCTATGGAGA TGGAAGCAATGCGGCAGAAGTTGATAGCGCAGGATAATTCATTGCAATTAACG ATTAAGGGGCAAGAAGACTTCAAAACTAGCCTTGACGGAGGCATCAAGTCTATTTCTGAAGAAGTCAGCAAAAATACCTATCAGGACAAATTACAGGAGATTTTCTTGGCGCTTTCAGCTTTACCAGAAAAGATAGGAGTCGCTGAAGCAGCTTTACTGAAATCACAAAACAAGCTGCATGACTCCTTCATCAAGGAAATGCAG AAGTTGCTTTGCACCAAGAATCAGAGTACTTCCACCCAAAATTGTGAAGTACCCACAATACTTCCACCACAG AAAATGCAGGGTTCTGCATATCCTGCCCTTCTACAAGGAAAGCCACAGCCTATTAAAAG TTCAGCTGTGCGTCCGAAGGTTGGTGTGCAAGCAGTTGTAGTTCCAAAGATAGAAACAGGAGGGTGGAAGTCTGGAAAGGTGGAAGCATCTACCTTGAGCAATAATGGGTTCCGGCAAGTACAAAAGCCTAGCAGATTTACTTCCATTCCACAG GAAAGGGAATGCAGAGTCATTATTGAATCAGACGAGGAGATTGATGGAGCTTTTTCCTGCTTGTTTGGCGAGAAGGAAACAG ATATGGCCGAGGAGGTAATGGAAGAGACAGAAAGGATCTTGAGAAGGGCAAGAAGGCGAAAGAGAAAATGCAGCAACACTATAATTATTAACTGA
- the LOC126613761 gene encoding uncharacterized protein LOC126613761 → MSTEKTPQKKERPQIVKLDKALDLAKKWLNTMSEPAEDEPFEIQARPARLGLGAVAPRPSKFVPSNDPLERKLHYKLDAARRNAAKIAEESTLAAKDDDDNDDEDSRTSAFAKKRPAAPVTPSLRAKKRQK, encoded by the exons ATGAGCACCGAAAAGACGCCGCAGAAAAAGGAACGTCCTCAAATAGTTAAATTGGATAAAGCTTTGGATCTG GCTAAAAAATGGCTTAATACCATGAGTGAACCTGCAGAAGATGAGCCATTTGAAATACAGGCTCGGCCTGCTAG GCTTGGACTAGGTGCTGTAGCTCCCCGCCCATCCAAGTTTGTACCTTCAAATGATCCTCTTGAAAGGAAATTACATTACAAGTTGGATGCCGCAAGAAGAAATGCTGCTAAAATTGCAGAGGAGTCCACACTAGCTGCTAAAGATGATGATGACAATGATGATGAAGATAGCAGAACTAGTGCCTTTGCAAAGAAAAGACCAGCAGCTCCGGTAACCCCATCGTTACGGGCGAAGAAAAGGCAGAAGTAA